A region from the Acanthopagrus latus isolate v.2019 chromosome 8, fAcaLat1.1, whole genome shotgun sequence genome encodes:
- the srpk2 gene encoding SRSF protein kinase 2 isoform X7 yields MSVNSEKSSSPERPETQQKAPVSTPPPPPPPPPPPEPAGPPEPEEEILGSDDEEQEDPADYCKGGYHPVKIGDLFNGRYHVIRKLGWGHFSTVWLCWDIQVKNFVAMKVVKSAQHYTETALDEIKLLRCVRESDPNDPNKDMVVQLIDDFKISGVNGIHVCMVFEVLGHHLLKWIIKSNYQGLPLPCVKSIIRQVLQGLDYLHTKCKIIHTDIKPENILMCVDDAFVRRMAMEATEWQKAGAPPPSGSAVSTAPQLKPVSTTDVGKISKNKKKKLKKKQKRQAELLERRMLEIEALEREAEKKEERAKDGGEKGDHEHNPPSPLLKPPQPQIGPSMALGESDEDDDDDEDGEDDEEEGGERERPIRLTNHTCAAPPQEQSEAPRITDDDPDEEAEEEEEDEEEEEEEEEEEPTPTAEKETPIPPTTGEGNGEPTQAEVEDEEGAEEVEDEEEDEEGGLKGANDENEEEEVEGKVEVEVEEGEEEEEAKETEKGENETEEPKDESKTGEEAVVEEEESKDQEGEDDEDDEDDEDEDDDEDDEDDDTTADLLTDTSLSVQTHNNKNNSAKTNGHVLLGSEGLKPNPGTPPPPSPTPEPLLCPLVESELSYTDRDNSLSSGYEMINGELPEPGLTNGSSERDRIKMPIFPDLPLDPLPGNPISVGTADIGAGPSPSSPHADRSRTVSSSSTGDTPKVRARAADLLINPLDPRNADSIRVKIADLGNACWVHKHFTEDIQTRQYRSIEVLIGAGYSTPADIWSTACMAFELATGDYLFEPHSGEDYSRDEDHIAHIIELLGCIPRHFALSGKYSREFFNRRDHIALIMELLGKVPRKVVAAGKYSREFFSKKGELRHITKLKPWSLFDVLVEKYGWAHEDAGHFTHFLLPMLEMVPEKRASAGECLNHPWINS; encoded by the exons ACCATGTGATCAGGAAGTTGGGGTGGGGCCATTTCTCCACCGTATGGCTATGCTGGGACATACA AGTGAAGAATTTTGTGGCGATGAAGGTGGTGAAGAGCGCCCAGCATTACACAGAGACGGCCCTGGATGAGATCAAACTGCTGCGATGT GTGAGAGAGAGCGACCCCAACGACCCAAACAAGGACATGGTGGTTCAGCTAATAGATGACTTCAAGATCTCCGGAGTCAACGGCATAC ATGTGTGTATGGTGTTTGAGGTGCTCGGTCACCACCTGCTGAAGTGGATTATTAAATCCAACTACCAAGGTCTGCCGCTGCCGTGTGTCAAGAGCATAATCAGACAG GTCCTGCAGGGTCTGGATTACCTCCACACGAAATGTAAAATCATCCACACAGACATCAAACCAGAGAACATCCTGATGTGTGTAGACGACGCCTTCGTGAGGCGTATGGCCATGGAGGCAACTGAATGGCAGAAAGCTGGAGCTCCCCCACCGTCTGGATCAGCAG ttagCACAGCCCCCCAGCTCAAACCGGTGAGTACAACAGAT gtGGGCAAGATCTccaagaacaagaagaagaagctgaagaagaaacagaagcgGCAGGCCGAGCTGCTGGAGAGACGGATGCTTGAGATTGAAGCCCTGGAGAGAGAGGCcgagaagaaggaggagagagccAAAGACGGGGGAGAGAAAGGCGACCACGAACACAACCCGCCATCACCGCTGCTGAAGCCGCCGCAACCGCAGATTGGCCCCAGCATGGCTCTGGGAGAGAGCgacgaggatgatgatgatgacgaggaTGGggaggatgacgaggaggagggaggagagagggagaggcccATCAGGTTGACCAATCATACAT GCGCAGCGCCTCCCCAGGAGCAGAGCGAGGCACCTCGCATCACAGACGACGACCCTGATGAGGAGgcggaagaggaggaggaggatgaggaagaggaggaggaggaagaagaagaggaaccaACACCTACCGCTGAAAAAGAGACCCCCATTCCCCCCACCACAGGAGAAGGGAATGGAGAGCCAACACAAGCAGAGGTAGAGGATGAGGAAGgggcagaggaggtggaggacgaggaggaagacgaggaggggGGATTGAAAGGGGCAAATGATGagaatgaggaagaagaggtggagggaaaGGTAGaggtggaagtggaggagggggaagaagaggaggaggcgaaagagacagagaaaggggaGAATGAGACAGAGGAGCCAAAGGATGAGAGCAAAACAGGGGAGGAGGCAGtagtagaggaagaggagtcaAAGGatcaggagggggaggacgatGAGGATGACGAGGACGACGAGgacgaggatgatgatgaggatgacgaGGACGACGACACAACCGCAGATCTCCTCACGGACACCTCGCTCTCCGTCCAgacccacaacaacaaaaacaattcagcCAAAACTAACGGGCATGTTTTGTTGGGATCTGAGGGACTGAAACCAAACCCTGgcactcctccacctccttcacctACCCCCGAGCCTCTCCTCTGCCCCCTGGTGGAGTCTGAGCTCAGCTACACGGACAGGGACAACTCTCTCAGCTCCGGGTATGAGATGATCAACGGCGAGCTACCCGAGCCGGGCCTGACCAACGGCTCCAGTGAACGCGATCGAATCAAGATGCCCATCTTCCCCGACTTGCCCCTGGATCCATTGCCAGGTAACCCCATTTCTGTTGGGACGGCAGACATCGGAGCAGGCCCGTCACCCAGCAGCCCCCACGCTGACCGCAGTCGCACTGTGTCCTCTTCAAGCACAGGAGACACACCCAAAG TAAGGGCCAGAGCAGCAGATCTCCTGATCAACCCACTAGACCCACGCAATGCTGACTCTATTAGAGTCAAAATCGCTGATCTTGGAAATGCCTGCTGGGTG cACAAGCACTTTACTGAAGACATCCAGACGAGACAGTACCGTTCCATTGAGGTGCTGATAGGAGCTGGTTACAGCACCCCTGCAGACATCTGGAGTACTGCCTGCATG GCTTTTGAGCTGGCTACTGGAGATTACTTGTTTGAGCCTCACTCTGGTGAAGACTACTCCCGTGATGAGG ACCACATAGCCCACATCATAGAGCTGCTGGGCTGTATTCCGAGGCACTTTGCGCTCTCTGGAAAATATTCCCGGGAGTTCTTCAACCGAAGAG ACCACATCGCTCTGATCATGGAGCTCCTTGGGAAGGTCCCACGCAAAGTGGTCGCTGCCGGGAAGTACAGCCGAGAGTTTTTCTCCAAGAAAG GTGAACTGCGGCACATTACCAAGCTGAAGCCGTGGTCCCTGTTTGACGTGTTAGTGGAGAAGTACGGCTGGGCACACGAAGATGCCGGCCACTTCACCCATTTCCTTCTGCCCATGCTGGAGATGGTGCCTGAGAAGAGGGCCTCGGCCGGCGAATGCCTCAACCACCCCTGGATCAACTCGTAG
- the srpk2 gene encoding SRSF protein kinase 2 isoform X5 has translation MSSRKVMAIQARKRRPKGKKDRAGHNRRPETQQKAPVSTPPPPPPPPPPPEPAGPPEPEEEILGSDDEEQEDPADYCKGGYHPVKIGDLFNGRYHVIRKLGWGHFSTVWLCWDIQVKNFVAMKVVKSAQHYTETALDEIKLLRCVRESDPNDPNKDMVVQLIDDFKISGVNGIHVCMVFEVLGHHLLKWIIKSNYQGLPLPCVKSIIRQVLQGLDYLHTKCKIIHTDIKPENILMCVDDAFVRRMAMEATEWQKAGAPPPSGSAVSTAPQLKPVSTTDVGKISKNKKKKLKKKQKRQAELLERRMLEIEALEREAEKKEERAKDGGEKGDHEHNPPSPLLKPPQPQIGPSMALGESDEDDDDDEDGEDDEEEGGERERPIRLTNHTCAAPPQEQSEAPRITDDDPDEEAEEEEEDEEEEEEEEEEEPTPTAEKETPIPPTTGEGNGEPTQAEVEDEEGAEEVEDEEEDEEGGLKGANDENEEEEVEGKVEVEVEEGEEEEEAKETEKGENETEEPKDESKTGEEAVVEEEESKDQEGEDDEDDEDDEDEDDDEDDEDDDTTADLLTDTSLSVQTHNNKNNSAKTNGHVLLGSEGLKPNPGTPPPPSPTPEPLLCPLVESELSYTDRDNSLSSGYEMINGELPEPGLTNGSSERDRIKMPIFPDLPLDPLPGNPISVGTADIGAGPSPSSPHADRSRTVSSSSTGDTPKVRARAADLLINPLDPRNADSIRVKIADLGNACWVHKHFTEDIQTRQYRSIEVLIGAGYSTPADIWSTACMAFELATGDYLFEPHSGEDYSRDEDHIAHIIELLGCIPRHFALSGKYSREFFNRRDHIALIMELLGKVPRKVVAAGKYSREFFSKKGELRHITKLKPWSLFDVLVEKYGWAHEDAGHFTHFLLPMLEMVPEKRASAGECLNHPWINS, from the exons ACCATGTGATCAGGAAGTTGGGGTGGGGCCATTTCTCCACCGTATGGCTATGCTGGGACATACA AGTGAAGAATTTTGTGGCGATGAAGGTGGTGAAGAGCGCCCAGCATTACACAGAGACGGCCCTGGATGAGATCAAACTGCTGCGATGT GTGAGAGAGAGCGACCCCAACGACCCAAACAAGGACATGGTGGTTCAGCTAATAGATGACTTCAAGATCTCCGGAGTCAACGGCATAC ATGTGTGTATGGTGTTTGAGGTGCTCGGTCACCACCTGCTGAAGTGGATTATTAAATCCAACTACCAAGGTCTGCCGCTGCCGTGTGTCAAGAGCATAATCAGACAG GTCCTGCAGGGTCTGGATTACCTCCACACGAAATGTAAAATCATCCACACAGACATCAAACCAGAGAACATCCTGATGTGTGTAGACGACGCCTTCGTGAGGCGTATGGCCATGGAGGCAACTGAATGGCAGAAAGCTGGAGCTCCCCCACCGTCTGGATCAGCAG ttagCACAGCCCCCCAGCTCAAACCGGTGAGTACAACAGAT gtGGGCAAGATCTccaagaacaagaagaagaagctgaagaagaaacagaagcgGCAGGCCGAGCTGCTGGAGAGACGGATGCTTGAGATTGAAGCCCTGGAGAGAGAGGCcgagaagaaggaggagagagccAAAGACGGGGGAGAGAAAGGCGACCACGAACACAACCCGCCATCACCGCTGCTGAAGCCGCCGCAACCGCAGATTGGCCCCAGCATGGCTCTGGGAGAGAGCgacgaggatgatgatgatgacgaggaTGGggaggatgacgaggaggagggaggagagagggagaggcccATCAGGTTGACCAATCATACAT GCGCAGCGCCTCCCCAGGAGCAGAGCGAGGCACCTCGCATCACAGACGACGACCCTGATGAGGAGgcggaagaggaggaggaggatgaggaagaggaggaggaggaagaagaagaggaaccaACACCTACCGCTGAAAAAGAGACCCCCATTCCCCCCACCACAGGAGAAGGGAATGGAGAGCCAACACAAGCAGAGGTAGAGGATGAGGAAGgggcagaggaggtggaggacgaggaggaagacgaggaggggGGATTGAAAGGGGCAAATGATGagaatgaggaagaagaggtggagggaaaGGTAGaggtggaagtggaggagggggaagaagaggaggaggcgaaagagacagagaaaggggaGAATGAGACAGAGGAGCCAAAGGATGAGAGCAAAACAGGGGAGGAGGCAGtagtagaggaagaggagtcaAAGGatcaggagggggaggacgatGAGGATGACGAGGACGACGAGgacgaggatgatgatgaggatgacgaGGACGACGACACAACCGCAGATCTCCTCACGGACACCTCGCTCTCCGTCCAgacccacaacaacaaaaacaattcagcCAAAACTAACGGGCATGTTTTGTTGGGATCTGAGGGACTGAAACCAAACCCTGgcactcctccacctccttcacctACCCCCGAGCCTCTCCTCTGCCCCCTGGTGGAGTCTGAGCTCAGCTACACGGACAGGGACAACTCTCTCAGCTCCGGGTATGAGATGATCAACGGCGAGCTACCCGAGCCGGGCCTGACCAACGGCTCCAGTGAACGCGATCGAATCAAGATGCCCATCTTCCCCGACTTGCCCCTGGATCCATTGCCAGGTAACCCCATTTCTGTTGGGACGGCAGACATCGGAGCAGGCCCGTCACCCAGCAGCCCCCACGCTGACCGCAGTCGCACTGTGTCCTCTTCAAGCACAGGAGACACACCCAAAG TAAGGGCCAGAGCAGCAGATCTCCTGATCAACCCACTAGACCCACGCAATGCTGACTCTATTAGAGTCAAAATCGCTGATCTTGGAAATGCCTGCTGGGTG cACAAGCACTTTACTGAAGACATCCAGACGAGACAGTACCGTTCCATTGAGGTGCTGATAGGAGCTGGTTACAGCACCCCTGCAGACATCTGGAGTACTGCCTGCATG GCTTTTGAGCTGGCTACTGGAGATTACTTGTTTGAGCCTCACTCTGGTGAAGACTACTCCCGTGATGAGG ACCACATAGCCCACATCATAGAGCTGCTGGGCTGTATTCCGAGGCACTTTGCGCTCTCTGGAAAATATTCCCGGGAGTTCTTCAACCGAAGAG ACCACATCGCTCTGATCATGGAGCTCCTTGGGAAGGTCCCACGCAAAGTGGTCGCTGCCGGGAAGTACAGCCGAGAGTTTTTCTCCAAGAAAG GTGAACTGCGGCACATTACCAAGCTGAAGCCGTGGTCCCTGTTTGACGTGTTAGTGGAGAAGTACGGCTGGGCACACGAAGATGCCGGCCACTTCACCCATTTCCTTCTGCCCATGCTGGAGATGGTGCCTGAGAAGAGGGCCTCGGCCGGCGAATGCCTCAACCACCCCTGGATCAACTCGTAG